Proteins encoded by one window of Phoenix dactylifera cultivar Barhee BC4 unplaced genomic scaffold, palm_55x_up_171113_PBpolish2nd_filt_p 000121F, whole genome shotgun sequence:
- the LOC103713495 gene encoding F-box/kelch-repeat protein At3g61590-like, which translates to MEGETSWESLSISHSGSEVADIEPVSEGNDEGEGLLVSLDSILPDDILEKILSFLPIASIIRAASVCKRWYDIIYSKRFLWANKLPQKPWYYMFTYCESPAGYAYDPILRKWYNFDLPCIERSSWFLSSSCGLVCSMDNDSRSRIFVFNPITKDWKMLLEPPGAKFPDYSTVAISVDRKSHDYTVVVAKSKQVPDDFLQWDFSIHIYESGSRSWVTSIKEVLTGWRGGDECVICNGVLYCLIHSTGVLGTADLRHGLIMYDLSAQSSRTSLMRTFIPVPCFLTCGRLMNLKERLVMVGGIAKYDRPDIIKGIGIWELHKNGWQEVARMPHRFFQGFGEFDDVFASSGTGDLIYIQSYGATALLVFDMSQKQWKWSVKCPVTKRFPLQLFTGFCFEPRLEVAS; encoded by the coding sequence ATGGAGGGTGAGACATCATGGGAGTCTCTTTCTATTAGCCACTCTGGAAGTGAGGTTGCTGACATCGAACCAGTTTCTGAGGGCAATGATGAAGGCGAAGGATTACTGGTTTCTTTAGATAGCATTCTTCCGGATGATATCTTGGAGAAAATCCTGTCCTTTTTGCCCATTGCAAGCATTATCAGAGCTGCATCTGTATGCAAAAGATGGTATGACATCATCTATTCAAAGAGGTTTCTATGGGCCAACAAGTTGCCTCAGAAGCCATGGTACTACATGTTTACCTATTGCGAGTCTCCAGCTGGTTATGCTTATGACCCAATACTTCGGAAGTGGTATAATTTTGATCTTCCTTGCATCGAGAGAAGTAGCtggtttctctcttcctcctgcgGATTAGTTTGCTCCATGGACAATGACAGTAGGAGCCGTATTTTTGTTTTCAACCCGATCACAAAAGACTGGAAGATGCTATTGGAACCTCCAGGTGCAAAATTCCCAGACTATAGTACCGTTGCTATATCTGTGGACAGGAAGTCTCATGATTATACTGTTGTCGTGGCAAAATCTAAGCAGGTGCCAGATGATTTCCTTCAATGGGACTTCTCCATTCACATATATGAGTCTGGGAGTAGATCATGGGTCACATCCATTAAGGAGGTTTTGACAGGATGGAGGGGAGGTGATGAGTGCGTGATTTGTAATGGAGTTTTGTACTGTTTGATTCACTCTACTGGTGTTTTAGGAACTGCTGACCTTCGCCATGGTCTGATCATGTATGATCTTTCGGCCCAATCTTCTCGCACTTCTCTGATGCGCACCTTTATACCAGTGCCTTGCTTCCTCACCTGTGGCCGGCTGATGAACCTCAAAGAGAGGCTGGTCATGGTCGGTGGGATTGCAAAATACGACAGGCCAGACATCATCAAGGGGATAGGCATCTGGGAGCTTCATAAGAATGGGTGGCAAGAGGTTGCCCGAATGCCGCACAGATTTTTCCAAGGATTTGGTGAGTTTGACGATGTTTTTGCAAGCAGTGGCACTGGTGATCTCATATACATACAGAGCTATGGAGCTACTGCCTTGCTTGTTTTTGACATGAGCCAGAAGCAATGGAAATGGTCAGTCAAGTGCCCTGTGACAAAAAGATTTCCTCTTCAGCTTTTCACTGGTTTCTGCTTTGAACCGAGGCTTGAAGTGGCCTCCTGA